One window of the Corticium candelabrum chromosome 7, ooCorCand1.1, whole genome shotgun sequence genome contains the following:
- the LOC134182523 gene encoding hemicentin-1-like isoform X2 — translation MARDLSCVWLAVTLLAVNWITVSCCDLPYYGLNCSDMCGANLTGLAGVIRPPGYDSYNEHYENSVQCEWNIIPQVENVYVVITFDHFLTETCCDYLSVTADSFSGYSTELAKFKDTEAHTVIHKAPLRLFFYSDGSSTRRAFSLRYTTGQPPSFLSRTYNQYVNEGDRVLLLCNVQGMPPPVVTWYKNGLEIQVGSNLLSQFELQGNHLIITNVTEGDIGYFQCRAQNFLNETEQYFRLFVYTLPKILFHPTSVHFDSLLPAHSEDGSLRNEGLQAVFRCQVHGYPRPYIHWVKDGKYLYTSGYRSLTWLTIKPVNVSDVGNYTCVAYNRMGSVVSRAASLTIGKSVLCCLYLRFPDKVETSSWANVELSLSFQSSEYKLLAVSVAKEGHLYSPATYSQFSNQNYIRTTNVTINLGSLEESDTAVYSWRLYMSASTASFLPNIEVTSFIPITIPGNTRVTVTPSSSFVRNLYGFQIIACFAESLVYAPSVRWFKNADQRLGYSSITGSNYTITFLFTTTGINVTHYTCSAQNSVGIVTNATVSVVVRGLPGGWSWWTENSLCSVSCGPSVGIRIRTRRCYNQNGCSGPAINASTCYSYKPCLSVETTTSAALTVKTTYTSVHKYNLSTQTDAVVTTETASTVTSLPTATQTIKSPNKTISDAEDKSLSAAVIAVACIIPTAIVTFVVTVAMMYYIFKRKDNDRDAPPERARNRQDVGKSDTRASAQDRYDSSVTFKNKKNDVKIERPQATNSEPSETVDFVEEEYYEEVERVSGLHKRPFGKQTSSSARKPQASYEGSYKHPKPQASEGSYKHPKPQTSYEGGYKHPKPQTSYDKLSSNVRPSTKASTSVRYVNVPSQHSSQTQQQYEEDDFYVQPDGCVPDKRH, via the exons ATGGCACGCGATTTATCTTGCGTTTGGCTTGCTGTCACGTTGCTCGCCGTCAACTGGATAACAGTTAGCT GCTGCGACCTACCATACTACGGCCTGAATTGCAGCG ATATGTGTGGAGCTAATCTGACGGGGTTGGCTGGCGTTATTCGTCCACCTGGTTACGACTCTTACAACGAACATTACGAGAACTCGGTGCAGTGCGAGTGGAATATTATTCCTCAGGTGGAGAACGTGTACGTCGTCATCACATTCGATCATTTTCTTACTGAAACGTGCTGCGACTATCTGTCGGTTACTGCTGATTCATTTTCTGGATACTCCACTGAACTAGCAAAATTTAAAGACACCGAAGCCCACACGGTGATTCATAAAGCTCCTCTTCGTCTTTTCTTCTACTCTGATGGTTCGTCGACAAGACGAGCCTTTAGTTTACGCTACACAACTG GACAACCACCCAGCTTTCTTTCACGAACGTACAATCAATATGTGAACGAAGGTGACAGGGTGTTACTTCTTTGTAATGTGCAAGGAATGCCACCACCTGTAGTGACGTGGTACAAAAACGGGTTGGAGATTCAAGTTGGCTCTAATCTTTTGTCTCAATTTGAATTGCAAGGAAACCATCTAATAATAACAAACGTAACGGAAGGAGACATTGGATATTTTCAATGCAGAGCGCAAAATTTCCTGAACGAGACGGAACAATATTTCCGGCTATTCGTTTATA CGCTTCCAAAAATTCTATTTCATCCAACATCAGTTCACTTTGATTCTTTGCTACCCGCTCACAGCGAAGATGGTTCCTTACGCAATGAAGGACTGCAAGCCGTTTTTCGCTGTCAAGTTCACGGGTATCCTCGGCCTTATATCCATTGGGTAAAG GATGGTAAATATCTATACACATCTGGATATCGTTCGCTGACGTGGTTAACAATCAAACCAGTGAACGTGTCTGATGTGGGCAACTATACTTGTGTAGCATACAATCGCATGGGAAGTGTCGTGTCTCGCGCTGCATCATTAACAATAG gAAAAAGTGTTCTCTGTTGTTTGTACTTGCGTTTTCCAGACAAAGTAGAAACATCTTCTTGGGCTAACGTCGAGTTGTCGCTATCGTTTCAGTCGTCAGAGTATAAACTTTTGGCTGTATCAGTAGCCAAAGAAGGTCATTTGTACTCGCCGGCAACATATTCCCAGTTCTCTAACCAAAATTACATTCGCACAACTAACGTTACTATCAATCTTGGAAGTTTGGAAGAATCAGATACAGCTGTCTACAGCTGGCGTTTGTATATGAGTGCTTCAACAGCTAGCTTTTTGCCTAATATAGAAGTCACGTCATTTATACCCATCACAATTCCAG GAAATACTCGCGTGACCGTCACTCCCTCCTCATCATTTGTTAGAAATTTGTACGGATTCCAAATCATAGCTTGCTTTGCAGAGTCTCTGGTTTATGCACCATCGGTTCGCTGGTTCAAAAATGCAGATCAGAGACTCGGGTATTCTTCAATAACAGGAAGCAATTACACGATAACTTTCCTATTTACAACAACTGGAATCAATGTGACTCATTACACTTGCAGTGCACAAAATTCAGTCGGGATTGTTACAAATGCCACTGTTTCAGTAGTAGTGAGAG GCTTACCAGGGGGATGGAGTTGGTGGACCGAGAATTCTCTGTGTAGTGTCAGTTGCGGACCTTCAGTAGGAATCAGAATCAGAACAAGACGTTGTTATAATCAAAATGGCTGCTCTGGTCCAGCAATTAATGCATCAACTTGCTACTCCTATAAGCCTTGTCTGTCCG TGGAGACAACCACATCAGCTGCTTTAACAGTAAAGACTACGTATACGTCAG TTCATAAGTATAATCTGTCCACGCAAACAGATGCCGTTGTTACTACCGAAACGGCGTCTACAGTTACAAGTTTGCCAACGGCTACTCAAACGATAAAAAGCCCTAATAAGACGATTTCCGATGCAG AGGACAAGTCACTTTCTGCTGCTGTGATAGCAGTGGCGTGTATCATTCCGACAGCAATCGTTACCTTTGTAGTCACGGTTGCCATGATGTACTACATATTCAAAAGAAAGGACAATGACCGTGATGCACCACCAGAACGAGCTCGAAACAGACAAGATGTAGGAAAGTCTGACACACGTGCTTCCGCCCAAGACAGATATGATTCCTCGGTTACGTTCAAAAATAAGAAAAATGACGTCAAAATAGAAAGGCCCCAAGCAACTAATTCAGAACCAAGCGAAACGGTTGATTTTGTTGAAGAGGAGTATTATGAAGAAGTGGAGCGGGTGTCAGGACTCCACAAGCGACCATTTGGCAAGCAAACAAGTTCTAGTGCTCGTAAACCTCAAGCAAGTTATGAAGGTAGCTACAAGCATCCTAAACCCCAAGCAAGTGAAGGCAGTTACAAGCATCCTAAACCCCAAACAAGTTATGAAGGCGGTTACAAGCATCCTAAACCCCAAACAAGTTATGATAAACTAAGTTCCAATGTCAGGCCATCGACGAAAGCCTCAACATCAGTGAGATATGTTAACGTTCCGTCTCAACACTCATCACAAACTCAGCAACAATACGAGGAGGACGACTTCTACGTCCAACCGGACGGCTGCGTACCCGATAAAAGGCATTAG
- the LOC134182523 gene encoding uncharacterized protein LOC134182523 isoform X1 has translation MARDLSCVWLAVTLLAVNWITVSCCDLPYYGLNCSDMCGANLTGLAGVIRPPGYDSYNEHYENSVQCEWNIIPQVENVYVVITFDHFLTETCCDYLSVTADSFSGYSTELAKFKDTEAHTVIHKAPLRLFFYSDGSSTRRAFSLRYTTGQPPSFLSRTYNQYVNEGDRVLLLCNVQGMPPPVVTWYKNGLEIQVGSNLLSQFELQGNHLIITNVTEGDIGYFQCRAQNFLNETEQYFRLFVYSNNCIQVLKRFKILLLFLALPKILFHPTSVHFDSLLPAHSEDGSLRNEGLQAVFRCQVHGYPRPYIHWVKDGKYLYTSGYRSLTWLTIKPVNVSDVGNYTCVAYNRMGSVVSRAASLTIGKSVLCCLYLRFPDKVETSSWANVELSLSFQSSEYKLLAVSVAKEGHLYSPATYSQFSNQNYIRTTNVTINLGSLEESDTAVYSWRLYMSASTASFLPNIEVTSFIPITIPGNTRVTVTPSSSFVRNLYGFQIIACFAESLVYAPSVRWFKNADQRLGYSSITGSNYTITFLFTTTGINVTHYTCSAQNSVGIVTNATVSVVVRGLPGGWSWWTENSLCSVSCGPSVGIRIRTRRCYNQNGCSGPAINASTCYSYKPCLSVETTTSAALTVKTTYTSVHKYNLSTQTDAVVTTETASTVTSLPTATQTIKSPNKTISDAEDKSLSAAVIAVACIIPTAIVTFVVTVAMMYYIFKRKDNDRDAPPERARNRQDVGKSDTRASAQDRYDSSVTFKNKKNDVKIERPQATNSEPSETVDFVEEEYYEEVERVSGLHKRPFGKQTSSSARKPQASYEGSYKHPKPQASEGSYKHPKPQTSYEGGYKHPKPQTSYDKLSSNVRPSTKASTSVRYVNVPSQHSSQTQQQYEEDDFYVQPDGCVPDKRH, from the exons ATGGCACGCGATTTATCTTGCGTTTGGCTTGCTGTCACGTTGCTCGCCGTCAACTGGATAACAGTTAGCT GCTGCGACCTACCATACTACGGCCTGAATTGCAGCG ATATGTGTGGAGCTAATCTGACGGGGTTGGCTGGCGTTATTCGTCCACCTGGTTACGACTCTTACAACGAACATTACGAGAACTCGGTGCAGTGCGAGTGGAATATTATTCCTCAGGTGGAGAACGTGTACGTCGTCATCACATTCGATCATTTTCTTACTGAAACGTGCTGCGACTATCTGTCGGTTACTGCTGATTCATTTTCTGGATACTCCACTGAACTAGCAAAATTTAAAGACACCGAAGCCCACACGGTGATTCATAAAGCTCCTCTTCGTCTTTTCTTCTACTCTGATGGTTCGTCGACAAGACGAGCCTTTAGTTTACGCTACACAACTG GACAACCACCCAGCTTTCTTTCACGAACGTACAATCAATATGTGAACGAAGGTGACAGGGTGTTACTTCTTTGTAATGTGCAAGGAATGCCACCACCTGTAGTGACGTGGTACAAAAACGGGTTGGAGATTCAAGTTGGCTCTAATCTTTTGTCTCAATTTGAATTGCAAGGAAACCATCTAATAATAACAAACGTAACGGAAGGAGACATTGGATATTTTCAATGCAGAGCGCAAAATTTCCTGAACGAGACGGAACAATATTTCCGGCTATTCGTTTATAGTAATAACTGCATCCAAGTACTAAAACGATTTAAAATACTTCTTTTATTTTTAGCGCTTCCAAAAATTCTATTTCATCCAACATCAGTTCACTTTGATTCTTTGCTACCCGCTCACAGCGAAGATGGTTCCTTACGCAATGAAGGACTGCAAGCCGTTTTTCGCTGTCAAGTTCACGGGTATCCTCGGCCTTATATCCATTGGGTAAAG GATGGTAAATATCTATACACATCTGGATATCGTTCGCTGACGTGGTTAACAATCAAACCAGTGAACGTGTCTGATGTGGGCAACTATACTTGTGTAGCATACAATCGCATGGGAAGTGTCGTGTCTCGCGCTGCATCATTAACAATAG gAAAAAGTGTTCTCTGTTGTTTGTACTTGCGTTTTCCAGACAAAGTAGAAACATCTTCTTGGGCTAACGTCGAGTTGTCGCTATCGTTTCAGTCGTCAGAGTATAAACTTTTGGCTGTATCAGTAGCCAAAGAAGGTCATTTGTACTCGCCGGCAACATATTCCCAGTTCTCTAACCAAAATTACATTCGCACAACTAACGTTACTATCAATCTTGGAAGTTTGGAAGAATCAGATACAGCTGTCTACAGCTGGCGTTTGTATATGAGTGCTTCAACAGCTAGCTTTTTGCCTAATATAGAAGTCACGTCATTTATACCCATCACAATTCCAG GAAATACTCGCGTGACCGTCACTCCCTCCTCATCATTTGTTAGAAATTTGTACGGATTCCAAATCATAGCTTGCTTTGCAGAGTCTCTGGTTTATGCACCATCGGTTCGCTGGTTCAAAAATGCAGATCAGAGACTCGGGTATTCTTCAATAACAGGAAGCAATTACACGATAACTTTCCTATTTACAACAACTGGAATCAATGTGACTCATTACACTTGCAGTGCACAAAATTCAGTCGGGATTGTTACAAATGCCACTGTTTCAGTAGTAGTGAGAG GCTTACCAGGGGGATGGAGTTGGTGGACCGAGAATTCTCTGTGTAGTGTCAGTTGCGGACCTTCAGTAGGAATCAGAATCAGAACAAGACGTTGTTATAATCAAAATGGCTGCTCTGGTCCAGCAATTAATGCATCAACTTGCTACTCCTATAAGCCTTGTCTGTCCG TGGAGACAACCACATCAGCTGCTTTAACAGTAAAGACTACGTATACGTCAG TTCATAAGTATAATCTGTCCACGCAAACAGATGCCGTTGTTACTACCGAAACGGCGTCTACAGTTACAAGTTTGCCAACGGCTACTCAAACGATAAAAAGCCCTAATAAGACGATTTCCGATGCAG AGGACAAGTCACTTTCTGCTGCTGTGATAGCAGTGGCGTGTATCATTCCGACAGCAATCGTTACCTTTGTAGTCACGGTTGCCATGATGTACTACATATTCAAAAGAAAGGACAATGACCGTGATGCACCACCAGAACGAGCTCGAAACAGACAAGATGTAGGAAAGTCTGACACACGTGCTTCCGCCCAAGACAGATATGATTCCTCGGTTACGTTCAAAAATAAGAAAAATGACGTCAAAATAGAAAGGCCCCAAGCAACTAATTCAGAACCAAGCGAAACGGTTGATTTTGTTGAAGAGGAGTATTATGAAGAAGTGGAGCGGGTGTCAGGACTCCACAAGCGACCATTTGGCAAGCAAACAAGTTCTAGTGCTCGTAAACCTCAAGCAAGTTATGAAGGTAGCTACAAGCATCCTAAACCCCAAGCAAGTGAAGGCAGTTACAAGCATCCTAAACCCCAAACAAGTTATGAAGGCGGTTACAAGCATCCTAAACCCCAAACAAGTTATGATAAACTAAGTTCCAATGTCAGGCCATCGACGAAAGCCTCAACATCAGTGAGATATGTTAACGTTCCGTCTCAACACTCATCACAAACTCAGCAACAATACGAGGAGGACGACTTCTACGTCCAACCGGACGGCTGCGTACCCGATAAAAGGCATTAG
- the LOC134181766 gene encoding uncharacterized protein LOC134181766, producing MVKNSCKSSLHYPSTVSLSSSIHRKRKEINDVMWKKNQLLKFGVWNVRTLKGVGRTDLLAKELITTDITLCGITETHLTGADMMDLDKDSCYRLLFSGPPELAARCVALVFRHNVMKSLKSFDPISERILLADFLTDKGILNVIVGYAPTEQCEEVLKDEFYQQLDVAMHKTGSLVVVLGDFNARLGKAVSKVVGQFGLSQSTSDNGVRLIEFCQAHNLGIKNTFFQHKNMYTATWYPPNPKLQTSLKDYVLVKQSMQKMVHDTKVRRGTNFDSDHKLVCSKMVLKLQKPRGKRQLKTFSRDVLSDPIALGKYRNNVMTRYTQRLSTETEAMWSDFCSAIRDSANEHLNVVQTRNNRWISERTLQLIAKKRKAHIAWMKCQENEMTRKHYVSLCKQVKQAVRQDKEEWLHKQASDLEYDLKHHNHYEFFRKLKNFDHVPIQPASVILDEHGQKLLCIDDQLDRWKRHFASVLNVRRPIAIDSGMVVRSFGSGAPLSE from the coding sequence ATGGTAAAGAATAGTTGCAAGTCAAGTTTACACTACCCTTCAACTGTTAGCTTAAGCTCTTCCATTCATCGTAAGCGGAAAGAAATCAATGACGTGATGTGGAAAAAGAATCAATTGCTCAAGTTTGGTGTGTGGAATGTTCGAACATTAAAGGGTGTGGGCAGAACTGACCTTCTTGCCAAAGAGTTGATTACAACTGATATTACATTATGTGGCATTACTGAAACTCACTTAACTGGCGCAGATATGATGGATTTAGATAAAGATTCCTGCTATCGTCTGTTGTTCTCTGGACCACCTGAGCTAGCTGCCAGGTGTGTTGCTCTAGTGTTTAGACATAATGTGATGAAGTCACTCAAATCGTTTGATCCTATCTCAGAGAGGATATTGCTTGCTGACTTTCTTACTGACAAAGGAATTTTGAATGTCATTGTTGGTTACGCTCCAACAGAACAATGTGAAGAGGTACTTAAAGATGAATTTTATCAACAACTTGATGTTGCTATGCATAAGACAGGTTCGCTTGTTGTTGTGCTGGGTGACTTTAATGCTAGACTTGGAAAGGCAGTTTCAAAAGTtgttggtcagtttggttTATCACAGTCAACCAGTGACAATGGGGTTAGACTGATAGAATTTTGTCAAGCACATAACCTGGGAATCAAAAACACCTTTTTCCAGCATAAGAATATGTACACTGCCACTTGGTATCCTCCTAATCCCAAATTACAAACAAGTCTAAAAGACTATGTTTTGGTAAAGCAGTCTATGCAAAAAATGGTACATGATACAAAAGTACGACGAGGAACAAACTTTGACAGTGACCACAAACTTGTTTGTAGTAAGATGGTACTAAAACTTCAGAAGCCACGTGGGAAAAGACAACTAAAAACCTTTTCACGAGACGTACTCAGTGATCCTATTGCTCTAGGCAAATATCGAAATAACGTCATGACTAGATACACACAAAGATTATCTACTGAGACTGAAGCTATGTGGTCTGATTTTTGTAGTGCAATTAGGGACTCTGCAAATGAACACCTCAATGTTGTTCAAACCAGGAACAATAGATGGATTTCTGAGCGTACATTACAGTTGATAGCTAAGAAACGTAAGGCTCACATCGCTTGGATGAAATGTCAGGAAAACGAGATGACTAGGAAACATTATGTTAGTTTATGCAAACAAGTGAAACAAGCAGTTCgacaagacaaagaagaatgGTTGCATAAACAAGCATCTGATTTAGAATATGACTTGAAACACCACAATCATTATGAATTTTTCAGGAAGCTCAAAAACTTTGATCACGTACCCATTCAACCTGCCTCAGTAATTTTAGATGAGCATGGTCAGAAACTACTTTGTATTGACGATCAGTTAGATCGTTGGAAGAGACACTTTGCCTCGGTATTAAATGTCAGACGTCCTATTGCAATAGACTCTGGAATGGTTGTACGCTCTTTTGGGTCTGGTGCTCCACTGAGTGAATAA